From Zingiber officinale cultivar Zhangliang chromosome 5B, Zo_v1.1, whole genome shotgun sequence, the proteins below share one genomic window:
- the LOC121985047 gene encoding protein DETOXIFICATION 48-like yields the protein MCNTSPSSFSSSKKSHLFVTANKLMEDTSSPGDLQRWPTPPEVVEEIRAIGRISVPSALTGLIIYSRAMISMLFLGYLGELELAGGSLSIGFANITGYSVLAGLAMGMDPICGQAFGAKQRKLLGLTLQRTVLLLLSTSVPIAFFWLNMKRILLRCGQDEEIASAAQVFVVFAIPDLFLLSFLHPIRVYLRSQSITLPVTYCSFASVALHVPLNYLLVVRWKMGIAGVALAMVWTNFNLLLCLILFILVSGVYRDSWVSPSVDCLRGWSELLKLAVPTCVSVCLEWWWYELMIMMCGLLANPRATVAAMGILIQTTSLVYVFPSALSFGVSTRVGNQLGANRPERARNATAVGLAAAALLGLASMAFTTSVRHRWGRLFTDDPDILELTAVALPIAGLCELGNCPQTTGCGALRGSGRPGTGANINLGSFYLVGTPVAVLMGFMADVGFPGLWLGLLAAQASCAALMGYVIFKTDWEVEAERARALTKAAAPPDSNTTISSLPTTNPASSPDDIKQQSKAATLEEVVCVKGTAETDPLIDRVE from the exons ATGTGCAATACTTCTCCTTCGTCTTTCTCCTCCTCCAAGAAGTCCCACCTCTTTGTCACTGCCAATAAACTCATGGAGGATACATCATCTCCTGGAGATCTCCAAAGATGGCCTACTCCTCCTGAA GTGGTGGAGGAAATTCGAGCTATTGGGAGGATTTCCGTACCTTCGGCCTTGACGGGCCTCATAATCTACTCTCGTGCCATGATCTCGATGCTGTTCCTGGGTTACCTCGGGGAGTTGGAGCTCGCCGGCGGCTCTCTCTCGATTGGGTTCGCCAACATCACCGGATACTCGGTGCTAGCGGGGCTGGCCATGGGCATGGATCCTATCTGCGGGCAGGCCTTCGGCGCCAAGCAGCGGAAGCTGCTGGGACTGACCCTGCAGCGCACTGTTCTGCTCCTCCTCTCCACCTCCGTCCCCATCGCCTTCTTCTGGCTCAACATGAAGCGCATCCTGCTGCGCTGCGGCCAGGACGAGGAGATCGCCTCGGCGGCGCAGGTTTTCGTCGTCTTCGCCATTCCTGATCTGTTCCTCCTGTCGTTCCTCCACCCCATCCGCGTCTACCTCCGATCGCAGAGCATTACTCTTCCGGTCACCTATTGCTCCTTCGCCTCCGTGGCGCTCCACGTGCCGCTGAACTATTTGCTAGTGGTGCGATGGAAGATGGGCATCGCCGGCGTGGCGCTGGCGATGGTGTGGACCAATTTTAATCTGCTGCTCTGCTTAATTCTGTTTATACTCGTCTCCGGCGTATACAGGGATTCGTGGGTCAGTCCCAGCGTTGATTGTTTGAGGGGTTGGTCGGAGCTATTGAAGCTGGCCGTGCCCACCTGCGTCTCCGTCTGCCTCGAGTGGTGGTGGTACGAGCTGATGATCATGATGTGCGGCCTGCTAGCGAACCCCCGCGCCACCGTGGCCGCCATGGGGATACTCATCCAGACCACCTCGCTGGTCTACGTCTTCCCCTCGGCGCTGAGCTTCGGCGTGTCCACCCGGGTGGGGAACCAGCTGGGCGCCAACCGCCCTGAGAGGGCGCGCAACGCCACCGCCGTCGGGCTGGCCGCCGCCGCCCTGCTCGGCCTCGCCTCCATGGCCTTCACCACCTCGGTGCGACACCGGTGGGGGCGGCTGTTCACCGACGACCCGGACATCCTGGAGCTCACCGCCGTGGCGCTGCCCATCGCGGGGCTCTGTGAGCTCGGAAACTGCCCGCAGACGACCGGCTGCGGAGCGTTGCGCGGGAGTGGCCGCCCGGGCACCGGCGCCAACATCAACCTGGGCTCGTTCTACCTGGTGGGCACGCCGGTGGCCGTGTTGATGGGCTTCATGGCCGACGTGGGTTTCCCCGGACTCTGGCTGGGGCTGCTGGCGGCGCAGGCCTCTTGCGCCGCCCTCATGGGCTACGTCATCTTCAAGACGGACTGGGAGGTGGAGGCGGAGAGAGCCCGAGCCCTGACGAAAGCTGCTGCTCCTCCCGATTCCAACACCACCATCTCGTCTCTCCCCACCACAAATCCTGCTTCCTCCCCCGACGACATCAAGCAACAGAGCAAAGCAGCAACATTGGAGGAAGTCGTTTGCGTCAAAGGCACTGCAGAAACAGATCCACTCATTGATCGAGTGGAGTGA
- the LOC121985048 gene encoding NHP2-like protein 1 — protein MSIEAVNPKAYPLADAQLTITILDLIQQAANYKQLKKGANEATKTLNRGISEFVVMAADTEPLEILLHLPLLAEDKNVPYVFVPSKQALGRACGVTRPVIACSVTSNEGSQLKSQIQQLKDAIEKLLI, from the exons ATG AGCATCGAGGCAGTGAATCCGAAGGCATACCCCTTGGCCGACGCGCAGTTAACCATCACCATCCTCGATCTCATCCAACAGGCCGCCAACTACAAGCAACTTAAGAAAGGAGCAAATGAAG CCACTAAGACGTTGAACAGGGGGATATCAGAGTTTGTGGTGATGGCAGCAGACACAGAGCCACTCGAGATCCTCCTCCATCTCCCTTTGCTTGCGGAGGATAAG AATGTGCCATATGTCTTTGTTCCTTCCAAACAAGCTCTTGGGCGAGCTTGTGGAGTTACACGACCTGTGATTGCTTGTTCTGTGACTAGCAATGAAGGTAGCCAGTTGAAGTCCCAAATCCAACAGCTCAAG GATGCAATTGAAAAGCTTCTTATCTAG